The following proteins are encoded in a genomic region of Desulfosporosinus youngiae DSM 17734:
- the allE gene encoding (S)-ureidoglycine aminohydrolase, with amino-acid sequence MGYPSEPLATRAVIQHGRYALIPPEGRVKNVIPNLENCNTSIIASPELGAKFAMYTVEVLPGGGTAWDFKEDGIETFVYCRGGAGTVTIEGETYELTNGGFVFAPASLGVGLKNAGSEPWTLILYKQRYLPLTGYEARIIEGNLNDIPNEAYDDMENVRIQNLLPSELGFDVNFHTLSFYPGACHPFAETHVQEHGLYFLEGEGMYLIDDKWIPVKTGDFIYFGPYVPQAFYGTGRTPATYIYTKDCNRDIKL; translated from the coding sequence ATGGGTTACCCAAGTGAGCCGTTAGCAACGAGAGCTGTTATCCAACATGGCAGATATGCATTGATCCCGCCGGAAGGACGTGTAAAAAACGTTATCCCAAATTTGGAAAACTGTAATACAAGTATCATCGCATCTCCTGAGTTAGGAGCGAAATTTGCCATGTATACAGTTGAAGTATTGCCGGGCGGCGGTACAGCATGGGATTTTAAAGAAGATGGTATCGAAACGTTTGTTTATTGCAGGGGTGGAGCGGGTACTGTAACCATAGAAGGTGAAACCTACGAACTTACAAATGGCGGCTTTGTTTTTGCACCTGCTTCCTTGGGAGTAGGTTTGAAAAATGCAGGCTCCGAACCTTGGACCCTTATTCTCTATAAACAACGCTATCTTCCCTTAACCGGGTATGAAGCCAGAATCATTGAGGGCAATCTAAATGATATCCCTAATGAAGCTTATGATGATATGGAAAACGTCCGAATTCAAAACCTGCTCCCTTCAGAATTGGGTTTTGATGTTAATTTTCATACCCTTAGCTTTTATCCCGGGGCCTGTCACCCTTTTGCAGAAACTCACGTTCAGGAACATGGACTCTATTTCCTGGAGGGAGAGGGCATGTATTTAATTGACGACAAATGGATTCCTGTAAAAACCGGAGACTTCATCTATTTTGGCCCTTACGTTCCACAGGCTTTTTATGGGACGGGAAGAACGCCTGCCACCTATATCTACACTAAAGATTGTAATCGCGACATTAAGTTGTAA
- a CDS encoding PucR family transcriptional regulator encodes MEITVKNAMRIGPLSTSEIVAGHQRLDNVVKGVTIIEAPDIVNWLAGGELLLTSLYAAPVGTLNYDDFVKKLADKGVAAIAIKVGRFVDHIPEDMIEAANQYGVPIIELEPNVRFVDVMYPIMAELFNNQVVKLNYYKVIQERFTALALHCIGLETIIKTLEELIGNPVAVYDRNFKSMSTTDPQLETFVEVEDLYNRESLNDKLSFYRQMVQYPALGEEPVPQVVVPIRAFNQVKAYLTVAELHKRLQEMDLICLEHAATVVTLDLVKKVAVQEVEQKFQNDLLENLITGNIGLNNTLERAALIGWDLSKPYTIVLFNIDNIDGILAKSKDSPDKMYLQGLKSDVVSIITGAVRKHTKNYILGTKNDAIVLLWPSPGDQNGLLEVIKKTGKEIQEQIRNKVKKVSVAIGIGDAALKVHEIPRSFKEAQDAITFGRMIQGQNVIGVFSELGIFRILCKFAKQDELQNYVPKSLLKLIEHDKVNETDLLKTLEIFLDCNGNASKAAKKLFIHYKTILYRLERIKALTGMDLEINEHRLEIEMGLKIIHLLGKEGM; translated from the coding sequence TTGGAGATTACAGTAAAAAATGCTATGAGAATTGGCCCCTTAAGTACGTCGGAAATTGTGGCGGGTCATCAAAGGCTGGATAATGTAGTTAAAGGTGTTACCATTATTGAAGCACCGGATATTGTAAACTGGCTGGCCGGGGGAGAGTTACTCCTTACCAGTTTGTATGCCGCTCCTGTAGGAACCTTAAACTATGACGATTTCGTCAAAAAACTGGCAGATAAAGGTGTAGCGGCTATTGCCATTAAAGTTGGACGTTTTGTTGACCATATCCCGGAGGATATGATTGAAGCGGCCAATCAATATGGAGTACCCATTATAGAACTTGAGCCCAATGTGCGCTTTGTTGATGTAATGTATCCTATTATGGCCGAACTTTTTAATAATCAAGTCGTTAAATTAAATTACTACAAAGTTATTCAAGAGCGGTTTACGGCTCTGGCGTTGCATTGCATAGGTCTTGAGACGATTATTAAAACTTTGGAAGAATTAATTGGCAACCCAGTTGCCGTATATGATCGTAATTTTAAAAGCATGAGCACGACAGATCCCCAGCTTGAAACGTTTGTTGAAGTAGAAGATCTATATAATCGAGAGAGTTTGAATGATAAACTATCGTTTTACCGGCAAATGGTGCAATACCCGGCCTTAGGAGAGGAACCCGTTCCTCAGGTTGTCGTACCGATCCGGGCGTTTAATCAAGTAAAAGCTTACCTGACGGTGGCAGAATTGCATAAACGACTTCAAGAAATGGATTTGATTTGTTTAGAACACGCGGCTACCGTCGTAACTCTTGACTTAGTTAAGAAAGTAGCTGTACAGGAAGTTGAACAGAAATTCCAAAATGATCTTCTGGAGAACCTGATAACCGGGAACATAGGGTTAAATAATACGCTGGAGCGGGCTGCGTTAATTGGCTGGGACTTGTCTAAGCCATATACGATTGTCCTTTTTAATATAGATAACATCGACGGGATTTTAGCTAAAAGCAAAGATAGTCCGGATAAGATGTATTTGCAAGGGCTGAAATCTGATGTCGTTTCGATAATTACGGGTGCTGTCAGAAAACATACCAAAAATTATATCCTAGGGACTAAAAATGATGCCATCGTCCTGTTGTGGCCGTCGCCAGGCGACCAAAACGGGCTCTTGGAAGTGATAAAGAAGACAGGTAAAGAGATTCAGGAACAAATTAGAAATAAAGTTAAGAAAGTCTCTGTGGCCATAGGAATTGGAGATGCCGCCCTAAAGGTTCACGAAATTCCGCGGAGTTTTAAAGAAGCCCAAGATGCGATCACCTTTGGTCGTATGATTCAAGGGCAAAACGTTATCGGGGTTTTTTCCGAGCTGGGTATATTTCGTATACTTTGCAAATTTGCCAAACAAGATGAATTACAAAATTATGTCCCAAAATCACTGCTTAAATTGATAGAGCATGATAAAGTCAATGAAACAGATCTTCTAAAAACTCTGGAAATTTTCCTGGACTGTAATGGAAATGCAAGTAAAGCAGCCAAAAAGCTGTTCATACACTATAAAACCATACTCTACCGGCTGGAGCGGATTAAAGCATTGACCGGAATGGATCTGGAGATCAATGAACATCGCCTGGAAATCGAAATGGGTTTGAAAATTATCCATTTGCTTGGCAAAGAGGGGATGTAA
- a CDS encoding class I adenylate-forming enzyme family protein, with protein sequence MLITEILSRNARLYGDDISLIEINPELQEKREITWREFELIEPNPTAEFRREMTWREFDEKANRFANLLLNRGVKKGYKVAILLMNCLEWLPIYFGVLKTGALAVPLNYRYAAEEIKYCLELAEADALVFGPEFIDRVEMICDQIPKVELSFFVGEGCPSFAESYEQLTADRSALDPQITLGEDDNAAIYFSSGTTGFPKAILHNHLSLVSSCYTEQNHHGQMREDNFLCIPPLYHTGAKMHWFGSLLAGSKAVLLRGVKPQWILKAVSEENVTIVWLLVPWAQDILDAIERGDVKLENYKLDQWRLMHIGAQPVPPSLINRWKKYFPNHLYDTNYGLSESIGPGCVHLGTENIHKVGAIGKPGYNWEAMIADESGCPVSQGEVGELVVKGPGIMKCYYNDPEATAAVLKDNWLFTGDMARMDEDGFIYLVDRKKDVIISGGENLYPVQIEDFLRGHNLIKDVAVIGLPDQRLGEIAAAIIELKQGCKCTEGEIMEFCSSLPRYKRPRRIIFNEVPRNPTGKIEKPLLRNKYCGGSVVVAQTQS encoded by the coding sequence ATGCTTATAACAGAAATCCTTTCTCGTAACGCCAGACTCTATGGTGATGATATCAGCCTGATTGAAATCAATCCGGAGCTGCAGGAAAAGCGTGAAATTACCTGGCGTGAGTTTGAATTGATAGAACCTAATCCGACGGCGGAATTCCGGCGGGAGATGACTTGGCGTGAGTTTGACGAGAAGGCTAACCGATTTGCCAATCTTCTCCTAAACAGGGGGGTTAAAAAAGGATATAAAGTTGCCATCTTATTGATGAATTGTCTGGAATGGCTGCCTATTTATTTCGGTGTTCTTAAAACCGGCGCCTTGGCTGTTCCTTTAAATTATCGCTATGCCGCAGAGGAAATTAAATACTGTTTGGAATTAGCGGAAGCCGATGCATTAGTCTTTGGCCCGGAATTTATTGACCGTGTAGAAATGATCTGTGATCAGATTCCTAAGGTTGAACTAAGCTTCTTTGTAGGAGAAGGCTGCCCCTCTTTTGCGGAAAGCTATGAACAGCTTACAGCGGATCGCTCGGCGTTAGATCCCCAGATCACCCTTGGCGAAGACGATAATGCGGCCATTTACTTTTCCTCCGGGACGACAGGTTTTCCCAAAGCGATTCTCCATAATCATCTTAGTCTGGTATCATCATGCTATACGGAACAAAATCATCACGGTCAGATGCGGGAGGATAATTTCCTGTGTATCCCGCCGCTTTATCATACTGGCGCAAAAATGCATTGGTTCGGCAGTCTTCTGGCCGGAAGCAAAGCTGTTTTGCTGCGCGGAGTTAAACCCCAATGGATATTGAAAGCGGTTTCCGAAGAAAATGTCACCATAGTTTGGCTTCTTGTGCCCTGGGCTCAGGATATTCTCGATGCCATTGAAAGAGGAGATGTCAAGCTGGAGAATTATAAGCTTGACCAATGGAGGCTGATGCATATCGGTGCCCAACCGGTTCCGCCCAGCCTGATTAACCGCTGGAAAAAATACTTCCCCAACCATCTCTATGACACGAACTATGGTTTGAGCGAATCTATCGGACCGGGTTGTGTCCATCTTGGCACGGAAAACATTCACAAAGTCGGGGCAATCGGGAAACCTGGTTACAATTGGGAAGCTATGATTGCGGACGAATCGGGCTGCCCTGTGTCACAGGGCGAGGTGGGCGAATTGGTTGTGAAAGGGCCTGGAATAATGAAATGTTATTATAACGACCCGGAAGCAACTGCGGCCGTACTCAAAGATAATTGGCTCTTTACCGGTGATATGGCCCGTATGGATGAAGATGGCTTCATTTATTTGGTAGACCGTAAGAAAGATGTGATTATCAGTGGCGGCGAAAATCTCTACCCGGTACAGATCGAGGATTTTCTCCGGGGGCATAATTTGATCAAAGATGTAGCTGTCATTGGCCTGCCCGATCAGCGTCTGGGAGAAATTGCAGCGGCTATTATAGAACTGAAGCAGGGTTGCAAGTGCACAGAAGGAGAAATAATGGAGTTCTGTTCGTCACTGCCGCGCTATAAACGCCCACGCCGAATAATATTTAATGAAGTTCCACGCAACCCTACCGGAAAAATTGAAAAGCCCTTGCTTCGGAATAAATATTGCGGAGGAAGTGTCGTGGTGGCTCAAACCCAGAGCTAG